A single window of Granulicella mallensis MP5ACTX8 DNA harbors:
- a CDS encoding MmgE/PrpD family protein: MFGGIPARNGVNAALPIHLGATGVDDVFSGSDNFLMAFGPEANPAGLIEGLGKRFEITQTNIKKWTVGSPIQAPLDALQAIQQKHPFRLDELAKVVVRIATSEAKTVNDRNMQDISLQQMVAVMLVDKTVSFRAAHDKARVEEPDIVRERAKIELVPDERLERLYPQLVAVVEVTLHSGATYTQRIDAVRGTVQNPMTREEVVAKCRDLMDPFLGGAQSKGLVDAVLNLDAVSNLGLLRPLLQRRK, from the coding sequence GTGTTCGGGGGAATACCTGCGCGCAACGGAGTCAATGCCGCCCTGCCCATTCATCTGGGGGCGACCGGGGTAGACGATGTCTTCTCGGGCTCTGACAACTTTCTCATGGCATTTGGGCCTGAGGCTAACCCTGCCGGGTTGATCGAAGGCCTAGGAAAGCGGTTTGAAATTACGCAGACGAATATCAAAAAGTGGACGGTTGGCTCTCCGATCCAGGCTCCGCTCGATGCGCTGCAGGCCATTCAACAGAAGCATCCATTTCGACTGGACGAACTGGCGAAGGTCGTGGTGCGAATCGCAACCAGCGAGGCCAAGACTGTGAATGATCGCAACATGCAGGACATCTCACTACAGCAGATGGTGGCCGTCATGCTCGTCGATAAAACTGTATCGTTCCGTGCCGCCCACGATAAGGCCCGTGTTGAAGAACCTGACATTGTCCGTGAGCGCGCCAAGATCGAACTGGTTCCCGATGAACGGCTCGAGCGTCTTTATCCGCAACTGGTCGCCGTCGTGGAAGTGACATTGCATAGCGGCGCGACCTATACACAACGCATCGATGCAGTAAGGGGAACCGTTCAAAACCCGATGACGCGAGAGGAAGTCGTGGCCAAGTGTCGTGATCTGATGGATCCGTTTCTAGGGGGAGCCCAATCGAAAGGTCTGGTGGATGCGGTTCTTAACCTCGATGCTGTCTCTAATCTTGGCTTGCTTCGCCCTTTGCTCCAGAGAAGAAAATAG